Proteins from a genomic interval of Syngnathus acus chromosome 4, fSynAcu1.2, whole genome shotgun sequence:
- the LOC119121614 gene encoding protein AATF-like isoform X1 yields MCSRFVVAILKCPLMANSFSQELEDLLNPLPKFADPEDDHDEATKARVSDTFAGDDEAAADAEAGIGALRRRNAIMPAESDGRYLGKAVSRQQLFLMDMEQDQDDDLSICNEEDGSAEDLEEDDDNEEADEDEVEANDDEVEADEDEVEADEDEVEADEDEVEADEDEVESDEDEVEADEDEVEPDANVSLAAGVDLHKLMSEMDKPSASEDDSSDETEDDQEEERAISTFSEAKVDEEVEKSRAVRNQLAVWERLLEARIKMQKVLASANRLPGPLVLPLFRARGAAGLVGAVKNARKALKALQRSLLELHDQLMQQSSEQVLLAFGEEEDDNKERSASKRKLDMSDYPEMASKRFAAFRPYRDATLQKWHDKTRLSSGKGGSGNFGAFERNVVSQVEQILMDKERLVRRTQTRRSEYRILGTGPERELASADPSDEERHRDRLTPAGGNSHDVDEDIFDDDDFYHQLLRELIERKTGGSDANPQVAAGRQWLQIQKLRSKIKKVVDTKASKGRKVRFVVHTKLLNFMAPVLYGQDTLAHDARTELYQGLFGLRPPVLSPAICDVTTQ; encoded by the exons ATGTGCTCGAGGTTTGTGGTGGCAATTTTGAAGTGTCCCCTCATGGCGAATTCATTCTCCCAGGAGCTCGAAGACCTCCTTAACCCGCTCCCCAAGTTTGCCGACCCCGAGGATGACCATGACGAGGCCACCAAAGCCCGGGTTAGCGACACCTTCGCCGGGGACGACGAGGCTGCAGCGGATGCCGAGGCCGGCATCGGCGCCCTGCGGCGAAGAAACGCCATCATGCCAGCCGAGAGCGACGGGAGATACCTGGGCAAGGCCGTCAGCAGACAGCAGCTCTTCCTCATGGATATGGAGCAGGATCAAGATGATGACCTAAGTATTTGCA atgaggaggatggCAGTGCGGAAGACCTAGAGGAAGATGATGACAATGAGGAGGCCGATGAGGACGAGGTGGAGGCCAATGATGACGAAGTGGAGGCCGATGAGGACGAAGTGGAGGCCGATGAGGACGAAGTGGAGGCCGATGAGGACGAAGTGGAGGCCGATGAGGACGAAGTGGAGTCTGATGAGGACGAAGTGGAGGCCGATGAGGACGAAGTGGAGCCGGATGCAAACGTGTCACTTGCCGCCGGCGTGGACCTCCACAAGCTGATGAGCGAAATGGATAAGCCCAGCGCGAGCGAGGACGACAGCAGCGACGAGACGGAGGACGACCAAGAAGAGGAGCGCGCCATCTCCACCTTCTCCGAGGCCAAGGTGGACGAGGAGGTGGAGAAGAGCCGGGCGGTGCGGAACCAGCTGGCAGTGTGGGAGCGGCTCCTGGAGGCCCGCATCAAGATGCAGAAAGTGCTGGCCAGCGCCAACCGGCTGCCCGGGCCGCTTGTCCTCCCGCTCTTCCGCGCCAGGGGCGCCGCCGGGCTGGTGGGCGCTGTCAAGAATGCGCGCAAGGCCTTGAAGGCTCTTCAGAGGTCCCTGCTGGAGCTTCACGATCAGCTCATGCAGCAGAGCTCTGAGCAAGTCCTCTTGGCTTTTGGCGAGGAAGAAGATGACAACAAAG AGAGGAGTGCGTCCAAGCGCAAACTGGACATGTCCGACTACCCTGAGATGGCGTCCAAGCGTTTTGCTGCTTTCCGGCCATATCGTGACGCCACGCTGCAGAAGTGGCACGACAAAACCCGCCTGAGCTCAGGCAAGGGGGGCAGCGGCAACTTCGGAGCATTTGAGCGCAACGTCGTGAGCCAAGTGGAGCAGATTCTGATGGACAAGGAGCGGCTGGTGCGACGCACGCAGACGCGACGCTCAGAGTACCGCATCCTCGGAACCGGCCCGGAGCGGGAGCTCGCCAGCGCCGACCCTTCGGATGAGGAGCGTCATCGGGATCGTTTAA CGCCTGCCGGAGGAAACTCACACGATGTTGACGAGGACATCTTTGACGACGACGACTTTTATCACCAGCTGCTGCGTGAGCTCATCGAGCGCAAGACGGGCGGCTCCGACGCCAACCCGCAGGTGGCAGCGGGGCGCCAGTGGCTGCAGATCCAGAAGTTGCGCAGCAAGATCAAAAAGGTGGTGGACACCAAGGCCAGCAAAGGACGTAAGGTCAGGTTTGTCGTGCATACCAAGCTGCTCAACTTCATGGCGCCCGTCCTGTACGGACAGGACACCCTGGCACACGACGCCCGCACCGAACTCTACCAGGGGCTCTTTGGACTCCGCCCACCCGTGTTGTCACCGGCcatctgtgacgtcaccacCCAGTGA
- the med8 gene encoding mediator of RNA polymerase II transcription subunit 8 isoform X2 codes for MQREEKQLEASLESLITQVAHVKNALHSFIFKLENEYERLTWPSVLDNFALLSGQLNTINKLLKNEKTPSFRNQLIIPLLLSQDRDDDLAKVTEHRVPVFSHEIVPDYLRTKPDPEVEEQEKQLSVEAARVGPEVAQKQIQTLNKLCSNLLEKLSNPRDEREAESAALRQNKCWFNPADTSALVGAVAFGKGLSKCRPPGGVAAAGPPGVMMSGGPPNLQQVTIGSASQLGAPPQQQGQPGKMPGIKTNIKSASASMHPYNR; via the exons ATGCAG CGTGAAGAGAAGCAGCTGGAAGCGTCGCTGGAGTCGCTCATCACGCAGGTGGCGCATGTAAAAAACGCCCTGCACTCTTTCATCTTCAAGCTGGAGAATGAGTATGAGCGACTCACCTG GCCATCAGTGCTGGACAACTTTGCTCTGCTGTCGGGCCAGCTGAACACCATCAACAAGCTGCTAAAGAACGAGAAGACGCCGTCTTTCCGCAACCAGCTCATTATCCCGCTGCTGCTCTCTCAAGACCGCGACGACGACTTGGCG AAAGTGACAGAGCACCGCGTGCCCGTCTTCAGCCACGAGATCGTCCCCGACTATCTGCGTACTAAACCCGACCCTGAAGtggaggagcaggagaagCAGCTCAGCGTGGAGGCGGCACGTGTCGGGCCCGAAGTGGCGCAG AAACAAATCCAGACTTTAAACAAGTTGTGTTCCAACCTGCTGGAGAAGCTCAGCAACCCGAGAGATGAGCGGGAAGCAGAAAGCGCCG CGCTCCGCCAGAACAAATGTTGGTTCAACCCGGCCGACACCAGCGCACTGGTGGGGGCAGTGGCCTTTGGCAAGGGTTTGTCCAAGTGCCGACCCCCCGGCGGCGTGGCGGCTGCGGGCCCGCCTGGTGTCATGATGTCGGGCGGTCCTCCCAACTTGCAGCAGGTCACTATCGGGAGTGCCAGCCAGCTGGGAGCACCCCCACAGCAGCAAGGCCAGCCGG GCAAGATGCCGGGCATCAAGACTAACATCAAGTCAGCTTCAGCCTCCATGCATCCTTACAACAGATGA
- the aldh9a1a.1 gene encoding 4-trimethylaminobutyraldehyde dehydrogenase A, with the protein MAQASLYAMDAATTGSLLLSDNLNFWDDERQAPRPGDNSEPVYEPATGRVLCQLTPCGSDEVDAAIKSARGAYAKWSKMAGTERARVMLEAARIIRERREKISKLEVINNGKSITEALGDIDMAWQCMEYYAGLAATLAGQHIQLPGGAFAYTRREPLGVCAGIGAWNYPFQIAVVKSAPALACGNAMVFKPSPMTPVTAVILAEIYRDAGAPRGLFCVVQGGAETGTFLCQHPQVAKVSFTGSVPTGKKVMEVAARGVKQVTLELGGKSPLIIFKDCQLDNAVKGALMANFLTQGQVCCNGTRVFVQRDIMPQFLEKVVSRTKAITVGDPLLDQTRMGALISKPHLEKVLAFVKQAKEQGAEVLCGGEPLVPTDPKLKDGYFMSPCVLDKCRDDMTCVKEEIFGPVMSVLPFDTEEEVLRRANDTTFGLASGIFTRDISRAHRVAAKLEAGTCYINNYNISPVEVPFGGYKMSGFGRENGQVTIEYYSQLKTVVVEMGDVESLF; encoded by the exons ATGGCCCAGGCCAGCCTATACGCCATGGACGCCGCAACCACCGGCAGTTTGCTACTCAGCGACAACCTCAACTTCTGGGACGACGAGCGACAGGCGCCTCGGCCGGGGGATAACTCTGAGCCCGTCTACGAGCCCGCCACCG GGCGTGTGCTGTGTCAGTTGACCCCGTGCGGCTCCGATGAGGTGGACGCAGCCATCAAGAGCGCTCGTGGCGCGTACGCCAAGTGGAGCAAGATGGCGGGCACGGAACGGGCGCGCGTCATGTTGGAGGCCGCTCGCATCATCAGA GAGCGTCGGGAGAAGATCAGCAAGTTAGAGGTGATCAACAACGGGAAGTCCATCACCGAAGCTCTGGGGGACATCGACATGGCCTGGCAGTGTATGGAGTACTACGCCGGACTGGCCGCAACCTTGGCAG GTCAGCACATCCAGCTTCCCGGCGGAGCCTTTGCCTACACCCGCCGCGAGCCTCTGGGCGTGTGCGCAGGCATCGGTGCGTGGAACTACCCCTTCCAGATCGCCGTGGTCAAGTCTGCTCCAGCGCTGGCGTGCG GCAACGCGATGGTCTTCAAGCCGTCCCCCATGACACCCGTCACGGCCGTCATCCTGGCCGAAATCTACCGGGACGCCGGAGCGCCCCGAGGACTCTTCTGCGTGGTGCAAGGTGGCGCCGAAACCGGAACCTTCTTGTGCCAGCATCCCCAGGTGGCCAAGGTGTCCTTCACAGGCAGCGTGCCCACCGGCAAGAAG GTGATGGAGGTGGCGGCCCGGGGCGTTAAGCAGGTGACGCTGGAGCTGGGTGGCAAGTCTCCGCTGATCATCTTCAAAGATTGCCAGCTGGACAATGCTGTCAAGGGAGCCCTCATGGCCAACTTCCTCACCCAAGGGCAG GTGTGCTGCAATGGAACCCGAGTGTTTGTGCAGCGGGATATCATGCCACAGTTCTTGGAGAAGGTGGTCAGCAGGACCAAGGCCATCACTGTGGGGGACCCTCTGCTGGACCAGACCCGCATGGGGGCGCTCATCAGCAAGCCCCATCTGGAGAAGGTCCTGGCCTTTGTCAAACAGGCCAAGGAACAG GGAGCCGAGGTGCTCTGTGGTGGAGAACCGCTCGTGCCCACTGACCCCAAACTCAAGGATGGATACTTTATGTCGCCCTGCGTACTCG ACAAGTGCAGGGATGACATGACCTGCGTGAAAGAGGAGATCTTTGGGCCCGTCATGTCGGTGCTGCCCTTCGACACGGAGGAGGAGGTTCTGCGGCGTGCCAACGACACCACCTTCGGGCTGGCCTCCGGCATCTTCACCAG AGACATCTCGCGAGCTCACCGTGTGGCGGCGAAGCTGGAGGCGGGAACGTGCTACATCAACAACTACAACATCAGCCCCGTGGAGGTGCCCTTCGGAGGATACAAGATGTCAG GTTTTGGGCGCGAGAACGGGCAGGTGACCATCGAGTACTACTCGCAGCTGAAGACAGTGGTGGTGGAGATGGGCGACGTGGAGAGTCTCTTCTGA
- the med8 gene encoding mediator of RNA polymerase II transcription subunit 8 isoform X1, which translates to MQQREEKQLEASLESLITQVAHVKNALHSFIFKLENEYERLTWPSVLDNFALLSGQLNTINKLLKNEKTPSFRNQLIIPLLLSQDRDDDLAKVTEHRVPVFSHEIVPDYLRTKPDPEVEEQEKQLSVEAARVGPEVAQKQIQTLNKLCSNLLEKLSNPRDEREAESAALRQNKCWFNPADTSALVGAVAFGKGLSKCRPPGGVAAAGPPGVMMSGGPPNLQQVTIGSASQLGAPPQQQGQPGKMPGIKTNIKSASASMHPYNR; encoded by the exons ATGCAG CAGCGTGAAGAGAAGCAGCTGGAAGCGTCGCTGGAGTCGCTCATCACGCAGGTGGCGCATGTAAAAAACGCCCTGCACTCTTTCATCTTCAAGCTGGAGAATGAGTATGAGCGACTCACCTG GCCATCAGTGCTGGACAACTTTGCTCTGCTGTCGGGCCAGCTGAACACCATCAACAAGCTGCTAAAGAACGAGAAGACGCCGTCTTTCCGCAACCAGCTCATTATCCCGCTGCTGCTCTCTCAAGACCGCGACGACGACTTGGCG AAAGTGACAGAGCACCGCGTGCCCGTCTTCAGCCACGAGATCGTCCCCGACTATCTGCGTACTAAACCCGACCCTGAAGtggaggagcaggagaagCAGCTCAGCGTGGAGGCGGCACGTGTCGGGCCCGAAGTGGCGCAG AAACAAATCCAGACTTTAAACAAGTTGTGTTCCAACCTGCTGGAGAAGCTCAGCAACCCGAGAGATGAGCGGGAAGCAGAAAGCGCCG CGCTCCGCCAGAACAAATGTTGGTTCAACCCGGCCGACACCAGCGCACTGGTGGGGGCAGTGGCCTTTGGCAAGGGTTTGTCCAAGTGCCGACCCCCCGGCGGCGTGGCGGCTGCGGGCCCGCCTGGTGTCATGATGTCGGGCGGTCCTCCCAACTTGCAGCAGGTCACTATCGGGAGTGCCAGCCAGCTGGGAGCACCCCCACAGCAGCAAGGCCAGCCGG GCAAGATGCCGGGCATCAAGACTAACATCAAGTCAGCTTCAGCCTCCATGCATCCTTACAACAGATGA
- the tmco1 gene encoding calcium load-activated calcium channel isoform X2 yields the protein MSTMFADTILIVFISVCTALLAEGITWVLVYRTDKYKRLKAEVEKQSKQLEKKKETITESAGRQQKKKIERQEEKLKNNNRDLSMVRMKSMFAVGFCFTALMGMFNSIFDGRVVAKLPFVPLSYIQGLSHRNLLGEDYTDCSFIFLYILCTMSIRQNIQKMLGLAPSRAATKQAGGFLGPPPQAAKFS from the exons ATGAGTACGATGTTCGCGGACACCATCCTGATCGTCTTTATTTCCGTGTGCACGGCGCTGCTAGCCGAAG GAATCACGTGGGTGCTGGTCTACCGCACGGACAAGTACAAGCGGCTCAAGGCGgaggtggaaaaacaaagcaagcaac tggagaagaaaaaggaaaccATCACAGAGTCGGCGGGACGtcagcagaagaagaagattg AAAGACAAGAGGAGAAGCTCAAGAACAATAACAGAGACTTGTCCATG GTGCGCATGAAATCCATGTTTGCTGTTGGCTTCTGCTTCACCGCTTTGATGGGCATGTTCAACTCTAT TTTTGATGGGCGCGTGGTGGCCAAGCTGCCCTTCGTGCCACTGTCGTACATCCAGGGCCTGTCGCATCGCAACCTGCTGGGCGAGGACTACACTGACTGCTCCTTCATCTTCCTCTATATCCTCTGCACCATGTCCATTCGCCAG AACATCCAGAAGATGTTAGGCCTGGCTCCCTCCAGGGCAGCCACCAAGCAGGCGGGGGGCTTCCTGGGGCCCCCGCCCCAAGCTGCCAAGTTCTCCTAA
- the LOC119121614 gene encoding protein AATF-like isoform X2: MCSRFVVAILKCPLMANSFSQELEDLLNPLPKFADPEDDHDEATKARVSDTFAGDDEAAADAEAGIGALRRRNAIMPAESDGRYLGKAVSRQQLFLMDMEQDQDDDLSICNEEDGSAEDLEEDDDNEEADEDEVEADEDEVEADEDEVEADEDEVESDEDEVEADEDEVEPDANVSLAAGVDLHKLMSEMDKPSASEDDSSDETEDDQEEERAISTFSEAKVDEEVEKSRAVRNQLAVWERLLEARIKMQKVLASANRLPGPLVLPLFRARGAAGLVGAVKNARKALKALQRSLLELHDQLMQQSSEQVLLAFGEEEDDNKERSASKRKLDMSDYPEMASKRFAAFRPYRDATLQKWHDKTRLSSGKGGSGNFGAFERNVVSQVEQILMDKERLVRRTQTRRSEYRILGTGPERELASADPSDEERHRDRLTPAGGNSHDVDEDIFDDDDFYHQLLRELIERKTGGSDANPQVAAGRQWLQIQKLRSKIKKVVDTKASKGRKVRFVVHTKLLNFMAPVLYGQDTLAHDARTELYQGLFGLRPPVLSPAICDVTTQ, translated from the exons ATGTGCTCGAGGTTTGTGGTGGCAATTTTGAAGTGTCCCCTCATGGCGAATTCATTCTCCCAGGAGCTCGAAGACCTCCTTAACCCGCTCCCCAAGTTTGCCGACCCCGAGGATGACCATGACGAGGCCACCAAAGCCCGGGTTAGCGACACCTTCGCCGGGGACGACGAGGCTGCAGCGGATGCCGAGGCCGGCATCGGCGCCCTGCGGCGAAGAAACGCCATCATGCCAGCCGAGAGCGACGGGAGATACCTGGGCAAGGCCGTCAGCAGACAGCAGCTCTTCCTCATGGATATGGAGCAGGATCAAGATGATGACCTAAGTATTTGCA atgaggaggatggCAGTGCGGAAGACCTAGAGGAAGATGATGACAATGAGGAG GCCGATGAGGACGAAGTGGAGGCCGATGAGGACGAAGTGGAGGCCGATGAGGACGAAGTGGAGGCCGATGAGGACGAAGTGGAGTCTGATGAGGACGAAGTGGAGGCCGATGAGGACGAAGTGGAGCCGGATGCAAACGTGTCACTTGCCGCCGGCGTGGACCTCCACAAGCTGATGAGCGAAATGGATAAGCCCAGCGCGAGCGAGGACGACAGCAGCGACGAGACGGAGGACGACCAAGAAGAGGAGCGCGCCATCTCCACCTTCTCCGAGGCCAAGGTGGACGAGGAGGTGGAGAAGAGCCGGGCGGTGCGGAACCAGCTGGCAGTGTGGGAGCGGCTCCTGGAGGCCCGCATCAAGATGCAGAAAGTGCTGGCCAGCGCCAACCGGCTGCCCGGGCCGCTTGTCCTCCCGCTCTTCCGCGCCAGGGGCGCCGCCGGGCTGGTGGGCGCTGTCAAGAATGCGCGCAAGGCCTTGAAGGCTCTTCAGAGGTCCCTGCTGGAGCTTCACGATCAGCTCATGCAGCAGAGCTCTGAGCAAGTCCTCTTGGCTTTTGGCGAGGAAGAAGATGACAACAAAG AGAGGAGTGCGTCCAAGCGCAAACTGGACATGTCCGACTACCCTGAGATGGCGTCCAAGCGTTTTGCTGCTTTCCGGCCATATCGTGACGCCACGCTGCAGAAGTGGCACGACAAAACCCGCCTGAGCTCAGGCAAGGGGGGCAGCGGCAACTTCGGAGCATTTGAGCGCAACGTCGTGAGCCAAGTGGAGCAGATTCTGATGGACAAGGAGCGGCTGGTGCGACGCACGCAGACGCGACGCTCAGAGTACCGCATCCTCGGAACCGGCCCGGAGCGGGAGCTCGCCAGCGCCGACCCTTCGGATGAGGAGCGTCATCGGGATCGTTTAA CGCCTGCCGGAGGAAACTCACACGATGTTGACGAGGACATCTTTGACGACGACGACTTTTATCACCAGCTGCTGCGTGAGCTCATCGAGCGCAAGACGGGCGGCTCCGACGCCAACCCGCAGGTGGCAGCGGGGCGCCAGTGGCTGCAGATCCAGAAGTTGCGCAGCAAGATCAAAAAGGTGGTGGACACCAAGGCCAGCAAAGGACGTAAGGTCAGGTTTGTCGTGCATACCAAGCTGCTCAACTTCATGGCGCCCGTCCTGTACGGACAGGACACCCTGGCACACGACGCCCGCACCGAACTCTACCAGGGGCTCTTTGGACTCCGCCCACCCGTGTTGTCACCGGCcatctgtgacgtcaccacCCAGTGA
- the med8 gene encoding mediator of RNA polymerase II transcription subunit 8 isoform X3 yields MSMSDSPVLDNFALLSGQLNTINKLLKNEKTPSFRNQLIIPLLLSQDRDDDLAKVTEHRVPVFSHEIVPDYLRTKPDPEVEEQEKQLSVEAARVGPEVAQKQIQTLNKLCSNLLEKLSNPRDEREAESAALRQNKCWFNPADTSALVGAVAFGKGLSKCRPPGGVAAAGPPGVMMSGGPPNLQQVTIGSASQLGAPPQQQGQPGKMPGIKTNIKSASASMHPYNR; encoded by the exons ATGAGTATGAGCGACTCACCTG TGCTGGACAACTTTGCTCTGCTGTCGGGCCAGCTGAACACCATCAACAAGCTGCTAAAGAACGAGAAGACGCCGTCTTTCCGCAACCAGCTCATTATCCCGCTGCTGCTCTCTCAAGACCGCGACGACGACTTGGCG AAAGTGACAGAGCACCGCGTGCCCGTCTTCAGCCACGAGATCGTCCCCGACTATCTGCGTACTAAACCCGACCCTGAAGtggaggagcaggagaagCAGCTCAGCGTGGAGGCGGCACGTGTCGGGCCCGAAGTGGCGCAG AAACAAATCCAGACTTTAAACAAGTTGTGTTCCAACCTGCTGGAGAAGCTCAGCAACCCGAGAGATGAGCGGGAAGCAGAAAGCGCCG CGCTCCGCCAGAACAAATGTTGGTTCAACCCGGCCGACACCAGCGCACTGGTGGGGGCAGTGGCCTTTGGCAAGGGTTTGTCCAAGTGCCGACCCCCCGGCGGCGTGGCGGCTGCGGGCCCGCCTGGTGTCATGATGTCGGGCGGTCCTCCCAACTTGCAGCAGGTCACTATCGGGAGTGCCAGCCAGCTGGGAGCACCCCCACAGCAGCAAGGCCAGCCGG GCAAGATGCCGGGCATCAAGACTAACATCAAGTCAGCTTCAGCCTCCATGCATCCTTACAACAGATGA
- the LOC119121614 gene encoding protein AATF-like isoform X3, with translation MCSRFVVAILKCPLMANSFSQELEDLLNPLPKFADPEDDHDEATKARVSDTFAGDDEAAADAEAGIGALRRRNAIMPAESDGRYLGKAVSRQQLFLMDMEQDQDDDLSICNEEDGSAEDLEEDDDNEEADEDEVEANDDEVEADEDEVEPDANVSLAAGVDLHKLMSEMDKPSASEDDSSDETEDDQEEERAISTFSEAKVDEEVEKSRAVRNQLAVWERLLEARIKMQKVLASANRLPGPLVLPLFRARGAAGLVGAVKNARKALKALQRSLLELHDQLMQQSSEQVLLAFGEEEDDNKERSASKRKLDMSDYPEMASKRFAAFRPYRDATLQKWHDKTRLSSGKGGSGNFGAFERNVVSQVEQILMDKERLVRRTQTRRSEYRILGTGPERELASADPSDEERHRDRLTPAGGNSHDVDEDIFDDDDFYHQLLRELIERKTGGSDANPQVAAGRQWLQIQKLRSKIKKVVDTKASKGRKVRFVVHTKLLNFMAPVLYGQDTLAHDARTELYQGLFGLRPPVLSPAICDVTTQ, from the exons ATGTGCTCGAGGTTTGTGGTGGCAATTTTGAAGTGTCCCCTCATGGCGAATTCATTCTCCCAGGAGCTCGAAGACCTCCTTAACCCGCTCCCCAAGTTTGCCGACCCCGAGGATGACCATGACGAGGCCACCAAAGCCCGGGTTAGCGACACCTTCGCCGGGGACGACGAGGCTGCAGCGGATGCCGAGGCCGGCATCGGCGCCCTGCGGCGAAGAAACGCCATCATGCCAGCCGAGAGCGACGGGAGATACCTGGGCAAGGCCGTCAGCAGACAGCAGCTCTTCCTCATGGATATGGAGCAGGATCAAGATGATGACCTAAGTATTTGCA atgaggaggatggCAGTGCGGAAGACCTAGAGGAAGATGATGACAATGAGGAGGCCGATGAGGACGAGGTGGAGGCCAATGATGACGAAGTGGAG GCCGATGAGGACGAAGTGGAGCCGGATGCAAACGTGTCACTTGCCGCCGGCGTGGACCTCCACAAGCTGATGAGCGAAATGGATAAGCCCAGCGCGAGCGAGGACGACAGCAGCGACGAGACGGAGGACGACCAAGAAGAGGAGCGCGCCATCTCCACCTTCTCCGAGGCCAAGGTGGACGAGGAGGTGGAGAAGAGCCGGGCGGTGCGGAACCAGCTGGCAGTGTGGGAGCGGCTCCTGGAGGCCCGCATCAAGATGCAGAAAGTGCTGGCCAGCGCCAACCGGCTGCCCGGGCCGCTTGTCCTCCCGCTCTTCCGCGCCAGGGGCGCCGCCGGGCTGGTGGGCGCTGTCAAGAATGCGCGCAAGGCCTTGAAGGCTCTTCAGAGGTCCCTGCTGGAGCTTCACGATCAGCTCATGCAGCAGAGCTCTGAGCAAGTCCTCTTGGCTTTTGGCGAGGAAGAAGATGACAACAAAG AGAGGAGTGCGTCCAAGCGCAAACTGGACATGTCCGACTACCCTGAGATGGCGTCCAAGCGTTTTGCTGCTTTCCGGCCATATCGTGACGCCACGCTGCAGAAGTGGCACGACAAAACCCGCCTGAGCTCAGGCAAGGGGGGCAGCGGCAACTTCGGAGCATTTGAGCGCAACGTCGTGAGCCAAGTGGAGCAGATTCTGATGGACAAGGAGCGGCTGGTGCGACGCACGCAGACGCGACGCTCAGAGTACCGCATCCTCGGAACCGGCCCGGAGCGGGAGCTCGCCAGCGCCGACCCTTCGGATGAGGAGCGTCATCGGGATCGTTTAA CGCCTGCCGGAGGAAACTCACACGATGTTGACGAGGACATCTTTGACGACGACGACTTTTATCACCAGCTGCTGCGTGAGCTCATCGAGCGCAAGACGGGCGGCTCCGACGCCAACCCGCAGGTGGCAGCGGGGCGCCAGTGGCTGCAGATCCAGAAGTTGCGCAGCAAGATCAAAAAGGTGGTGGACACCAAGGCCAGCAAAGGACGTAAGGTCAGGTTTGTCGTGCATACCAAGCTGCTCAACTTCATGGCGCCCGTCCTGTACGGACAGGACACCCTGGCACACGACGCCCGCACCGAACTCTACCAGGGGCTCTTTGGACTCCGCCCACCCGTGTTGTCACCGGCcatctgtgacgtcaccacCCAGTGA
- the tmco1 gene encoding calcium load-activated calcium channel isoform X1, with protein sequence MQKRLFAKNTTPLNLLKTVLQVCNTTQLMSSKWRGITWVLVYRTDKYKRLKAEVEKQSKQLEKKKETITESAGRQQKKKIERQEEKLKNNNRDLSMVRMKSMFAVGFCFTALMGMFNSIFDGRVVAKLPFVPLSYIQGLSHRNLLGEDYTDCSFIFLYILCTMSIRQNIQKMLGLAPSRAATKQAGGFLGPPPQAAKFS encoded by the exons ATGCAGAAAAGGTTATTCGCAAAAAATACTACGCCTTTAAACTTATTGAAAACGGTACTGCAAGTCTGCAACACAACACAATTGATGTCGTCTAAGTGGAGAG GAATCACGTGGGTGCTGGTCTACCGCACGGACAAGTACAAGCGGCTCAAGGCGgaggtggaaaaacaaagcaagcaac tggagaagaaaaaggaaaccATCACAGAGTCGGCGGGACGtcagcagaagaagaagattg AAAGACAAGAGGAGAAGCTCAAGAACAATAACAGAGACTTGTCCATG GTGCGCATGAAATCCATGTTTGCTGTTGGCTTCTGCTTCACCGCTTTGATGGGCATGTTCAACTCTAT TTTTGATGGGCGCGTGGTGGCCAAGCTGCCCTTCGTGCCACTGTCGTACATCCAGGGCCTGTCGCATCGCAACCTGCTGGGCGAGGACTACACTGACTGCTCCTTCATCTTCCTCTATATCCTCTGCACCATGTCCATTCGCCAG AACATCCAGAAGATGTTAGGCCTGGCTCCCTCCAGGGCAGCCACCAAGCAGGCGGGGGGCTTCCTGGGGCCCCCGCCCCAAGCTGCCAAGTTCTCCTAA
- the tmco1 gene encoding calcium load-activated calcium channel isoform X3, whose protein sequence is MSTMFADTILIVFISVCTALLAEVEKKKETITESAGRQQKKKIERQEEKLKNNNRDLSMVRMKSMFAVGFCFTALMGMFNSIFDGRVVAKLPFVPLSYIQGLSHRNLLGEDYTDCSFIFLYILCTMSIRQNIQKMLGLAPSRAATKQAGGFLGPPPQAAKFS, encoded by the exons ATGAGTACGATGTTCGCGGACACCATCCTGATCGTCTTTATTTCCGTGTGCACGGCGCTGCTAGCCGAAG tggagaagaaaaaggaaaccATCACAGAGTCGGCGGGACGtcagcagaagaagaagattg AAAGACAAGAGGAGAAGCTCAAGAACAATAACAGAGACTTGTCCATG GTGCGCATGAAATCCATGTTTGCTGTTGGCTTCTGCTTCACCGCTTTGATGGGCATGTTCAACTCTAT TTTTGATGGGCGCGTGGTGGCCAAGCTGCCCTTCGTGCCACTGTCGTACATCCAGGGCCTGTCGCATCGCAACCTGCTGGGCGAGGACTACACTGACTGCTCCTTCATCTTCCTCTATATCCTCTGCACCATGTCCATTCGCCAG AACATCCAGAAGATGTTAGGCCTGGCTCCCTCCAGGGCAGCCACCAAGCAGGCGGGGGGCTTCCTGGGGCCCCCGCCCCAAGCTGCCAAGTTCTCCTAA